Proteins from a single region of Rana temporaria chromosome 5, aRanTem1.1, whole genome shotgun sequence:
- the XRCC2 gene encoding DNA repair protein XRCC2 isoform X2, giving the protein MVTQLLARLEGRASLKELEPLLFASVDCPVHGDIIEFHGAEGTGKTEMFCHLIARCILPKSEGGLQVEVIYIDTDYHFDMLRLVTILEHRLAQSNEETVKECLSRLFLVCCNSSVQLLLTLYSLENMFCSHPTLCLLIIDSLSSFYWIDRNNGGDSIAKQESNMRKCIELLDKLLKEYKLVLFASTQTLMQKFSNDVNKGSSHSTELAAPILNFKPYLCKLWQQVTTHRIRFSKDAMQPDNVQTFSITSNHLKTNSVTRHTFVIADFGVKFIS; this is encoded by the exons TTGCTTGCTAGACTGGAAGGTCGAGCATCACTTAAAGAACTTGAGCCATTACTTTTTGCCAGCGTAGACTGTCCAGTTCATG GTGATATAATCGAATTTCATGGTGCCGAAGGCACAGGGAAAACGGAAATGTTCTGCCATCTAATTGCACGGTGCATCTTGCCCAAATCCGAAGGTGGTTTACAGGTGGAAGTGATCTACATAGACACAGATTATCACTTTGATATGCTGCGGCTGGTGACTATTCTTGAACACAGGTTGGCACAGAGCAATGAGGAGACGGTGAAAGAGTGTTTGAGTCGACTCTTCCTAGTCTGTTGCAACAGTAGTGTTCAGCTGCTTCTTACTCTTTATTCTCTAGAAAACATGTTTTGCAGTCATCCCACACTGTGCTTATTAATCATAGATAGTCTTTCTTCCTTCTACTGGATCGACAGGAATAATGGAGGAGATAGCATTGCCAAGCAAGAGTCGAACATGAGAAAATGCATTGAGCTTCTTGATAAACTGCTAAAAGAATACAAGTTGGTTCTTTTCGCTTCAACGCAAACGCTCATGCAGAAATTTTCTAATGATGTCAACAAAGGATCTTCTCATTCCACTGAACTCGCTGCTCCCATCTTGAACTTTAAGCCTTACCTCTGTAAGTTGTGGCAGCAGGTCACTACACATAGGATCCGCTTTTCCAAAGACGCAATGCAACCAGATAACGTCCAGACGTTTTCCATAACCTCCAATCACCTGAAGACCAACAGTGTCACTAGACACACGTTTGTAATAGCTGATTTTGGAGTGAAATTTATTTCTTGA
- the XRCC2 gene encoding DNA repair protein XRCC2 isoform X1 — MSVGARRAESGTQLLARLEGRASLKELEPLLFASVDCPVHGDIIEFHGAEGTGKTEMFCHLIARCILPKSEGGLQVEVIYIDTDYHFDMLRLVTILEHRLAQSNEETVKECLSRLFLVCCNSSVQLLLTLYSLENMFCSHPTLCLLIIDSLSSFYWIDRNNGGDSIAKQESNMRKCIELLDKLLKEYKLVLFASTQTLMQKFSNDVNKGSSHSTELAAPILNFKPYLCKLWQQVTTHRIRFSKDAMQPDNVQTFSITSNHLKTNSVTRHTFVIADFGVKFIS, encoded by the exons TTGCTTGCTAGACTGGAAGGTCGAGCATCACTTAAAGAACTTGAGCCATTACTTTTTGCCAGCGTAGACTGTCCAGTTCATG GTGATATAATCGAATTTCATGGTGCCGAAGGCACAGGGAAAACGGAAATGTTCTGCCATCTAATTGCACGGTGCATCTTGCCCAAATCCGAAGGTGGTTTACAGGTGGAAGTGATCTACATAGACACAGATTATCACTTTGATATGCTGCGGCTGGTGACTATTCTTGAACACAGGTTGGCACAGAGCAATGAGGAGACGGTGAAAGAGTGTTTGAGTCGACTCTTCCTAGTCTGTTGCAACAGTAGTGTTCAGCTGCTTCTTACTCTTTATTCTCTAGAAAACATGTTTTGCAGTCATCCCACACTGTGCTTATTAATCATAGATAGTCTTTCTTCCTTCTACTGGATCGACAGGAATAATGGAGGAGATAGCATTGCCAAGCAAGAGTCGAACATGAGAAAATGCATTGAGCTTCTTGATAAACTGCTAAAAGAATACAAGTTGGTTCTTTTCGCTTCAACGCAAACGCTCATGCAGAAATTTTCTAATGATGTCAACAAAGGATCTTCTCATTCCACTGAACTCGCTGCTCCCATCTTGAACTTTAAGCCTTACCTCTGTAAGTTGTGGCAGCAGGTCACTACACATAGGATCCGCTTTTCCAAAGACGCAATGCAACCAGATAACGTCCAGACGTTTTCCATAACCTCCAATCACCTGAAGACCAACAGTGTCACTAGACACACGTTTGTAATAGCTGATTTTGGAGTGAAATTTATTTCTTGA